Proteins from one Paenibacillus amylolyticus genomic window:
- a CDS encoding 3-oxoacyl-[acyl-carrier-protein] synthase III C-terminal domain-containing protein yields MGFGIVDIGVYLPEQIQSPEEVLAALELGKGELQFLRKYHRLKGVPVMEPGQMLDDTIVQAVERLQTKPSFSGIDLVLYVHSFQVQTPGDYRLVQRVLRRFGLEHVPFYGISQMNCASSIAALQWLERISQTQPHIRNVLLICADQFNFLPPEWRYLRKSAILGDSAVAVLLSRESCQHVIQATHMLRDTRFHTGYHATADEISAFNRLYVDHIIQGMEELLSTQGLSFEDVDHILPHNVNWTTWKEFSRRTRVGLERIYTDNIQRIGHTFSTDPFINLRSGLEQDWVCRKGHSIMVSIGLGSFFGFALLEHARCQ; encoded by the coding sequence TTGGGGTTTGGTATTGTGGATATTGGCGTCTATTTGCCTGAACAGATTCAGTCACCGGAAGAGGTACTGGCTGCCCTGGAGCTTGGGAAAGGCGAGCTTCAGTTTCTGCGCAAGTACCACCGCCTGAAAGGGGTGCCTGTCATGGAACCGGGGCAGATGCTTGACGATACGATCGTGCAGGCTGTGGAACGGCTTCAGACCAAACCGTCCTTTTCAGGGATCGACCTTGTTCTCTATGTCCATTCCTTCCAGGTGCAGACGCCGGGCGATTACAGGCTTGTGCAGCGTGTCCTCCGGCGCTTCGGGCTGGAACATGTACCGTTCTATGGCATATCCCAAATGAACTGTGCATCGTCGATAGCAGCTCTTCAATGGCTTGAACGAATCTCGCAAACACAACCCCACATTCGGAATGTGCTGTTGATCTGTGCAGATCAATTCAATTTTTTACCTCCCGAATGGCGTTATCTGCGTAAATCGGCCATTCTGGGTGATTCTGCGGTAGCTGTTCTATTGAGCAGAGAGAGCTGTCAGCATGTCATTCAGGCGACGCATATGCTGCGAGATACCCGGTTTCACACCGGCTATCATGCAACTGCCGATGAGATTTCGGCATTTAACCGTTTGTACGTGGACCATATCATTCAAGGGATGGAAGAGCTGCTGTCAACGCAAGGTTTGAGTTTCGAAGATGTGGATCATATTTTGCCTCATAATGTGAACTGGACCACCTGGAAAGAATTCTCGCGACGTACACGGGTTGGACTTGAACGGATATATACGGATAACATTCAGCGAATCGGACACACCTTCTCCACTGATCCGTTTATCAACCTGAGATCGGGGTTGGAGCAGGACTGGGTATGCAGGAAGGGACACTCCATCATGGTCAGTATCGGGCTTGGCAGTTTTTTTGGTTTTGCACTGTTGGAGCATGCAAGATGCCAATAA
- a CDS encoding 3-oxoacyl-[acyl-carrier-protein] synthase III C-terminal domain-containing protein, with translation MHIKQIWSYIPEHIVPIRELNEVLGLNHAQTKVLEKIHGLKQVRQDRDGDLASLLGRVLTQVVNTPEIVPNSIKYIIYCHTIQENFPFPMKVLQALKQAYGLQHTIAFSLTQQNCASGLIALNVAETLLPSLEADDHILILTGEKTFSPVVQLIPNTTVMGEASAAVLVGNQGNGSRVVGLTSVTLGQFCNVLTGTPQILREFQEIYTPRLCEAIVAAVEQAGLTLQDIRYIVPHNVNLSSWKKVAIRLSYPLERIYTSNIQEIGHCFCSDPFINLQAILEQKRLQPEEYYLLVTVGLGVTFSVAVMQYAGTGGDGRDHRIDGFFEQAQVGVNGPV, from the coding sequence ATGCATATCAAGCAAATATGGTCTTACATTCCGGAGCACATTGTGCCAATCAGGGAACTGAACGAGGTGCTGGGACTTAATCATGCCCAGACAAAAGTGCTGGAAAAAATTCACGGGTTGAAACAGGTTCGGCAGGACAGGGATGGAGATCTGGCTTCGTTGCTTGGGCGCGTATTAACCCAGGTGGTAAATACTCCCGAGATCGTTCCCAACTCGATTAAGTATATCATTTATTGCCACACAATTCAGGAAAATTTCCCCTTTCCTATGAAAGTTTTGCAAGCCTTGAAACAGGCTTACGGATTGCAGCATACCATCGCGTTTTCGCTTACGCAGCAGAACTGTGCATCAGGCTTAATTGCCCTGAATGTTGCCGAGACATTGCTGCCTTCATTGGAAGCGGATGATCATATTTTAATTTTGACAGGTGAAAAAACATTTAGTCCCGTTGTGCAATTGATCCCCAATACTACCGTGATGGGAGAGGCATCAGCCGCCGTGCTGGTAGGCAACCAGGGTAACGGAAGCCGTGTCGTTGGACTCACGAGTGTCACACTGGGCCAATTCTGTAATGTATTAACGGGAACCCCGCAGATTCTTAGGGAGTTTCAGGAAATATACACGCCTCGGTTATGTGAAGCCATAGTTGCAGCCGTGGAGCAGGCGGGTCTGACGTTGCAGGATATCCGATACATCGTGCCGCATAATGTGAATCTGTCCTCGTGGAAGAAGGTGGCGATCCGTTTATCCTATCCCCTTGAACGCATATATACGTCCAACATACAGGAGATCGGACATTGTTTCTGTTCGGATCCCTTTATTAATCTCCAAGCCATTCTGGAGCAGAAACGGTTGCAGCCAGAGGAGTATTATCTGCTTGTTACCGTCGGACTTGGAGTCACATTCAGCGTAGCAGTAATGCAATATGCAGGAACAGGAGGGGATGGCCGTGACCACCGTATTGACGGATTTTTCGAGCAGGCTCAAGTGGGCGTTAACGGGCCGGTATGA
- a CDS encoding acyl carrier protein, whose translation MTTAVLLEEIKGALAEVLNTEARQDIQLSTSLFDELYLDSTSVLELLMTLEDRIEGLEIDPDDLEPDVFDTVGSLAAYIEKQLIAA comes from the coding sequence ATGACAACTGCAGTATTGCTTGAAGAGATCAAGGGTGCCCTTGCTGAAGTGTTGAATACGGAAGCCAGACAGGATATTCAATTAAGCACATCTTTGTTTGACGAGCTGTATCTGGATTCGACCTCGGTTCTGGAACTGCTGATGACGCTGGAAGACCGGATTGAAGGTCTGGAGATTGACCCGGATGATCTGGAGCCCGATGTATTCGATACGGTAGGCTCCCTGGCTGCTTATATTGAGAAGCAGCTCATTGCAGCCTGA
- the fosB gene encoding metallothiol transferase FosB: MNIQGINHLCFSVSNLERAITFYEQALGARIQVKGRKLAYFELAGLWIALNQEDVIRNYTERTYTHIAFTVTEEEFDASVQQLREAGADILPGRPRDPRDALSVYFTDPDGHLFELHTGTMKQRLDYYREDKVHMTFYT, translated from the coding sequence ATGAATATTCAGGGAATTAATCATTTGTGCTTTTCCGTGTCCAATCTGGAGCGGGCCATTACCTTTTATGAACAGGCTCTCGGTGCCCGGATTCAGGTGAAAGGACGCAAACTGGCATATTTCGAACTTGCCGGTCTGTGGATCGCTCTGAATCAGGAGGATGTTATTCGCAACTATACGGAACGAACCTATACCCATATTGCATTTACCGTTACAGAAGAGGAGTTCGACGCGTCTGTGCAGCAGCTGCGAGAAGCTGGTGCAGACATTCTTCCCGGAAGGCCAAGAGATCCGCGGGATGCATTATCTGTATATTTTACCGATCCGGACGGTCATCTGTTTGAACTGCATACAGGTACGATGAAACAACGACTGGATTATTATCGCGAAGACAAAGTGCACATGACCTTTTACACGTAA
- a CDS encoding ATP-grasp domain-containing protein produces MNDKGYSRRLNAELGIRQIPGVECTSLDELVSGFDQLKSVLEQGGRLVLKDSMGVSGKGITVITDEARFHKCMSMLEKQASKKGIRQINYVLEQWIDKICDLNYQILIDRSGGVEFLGVKESLVEQGVHQGHLMPSRLNDVQLGVIHEAAMRIGAALYRDGYYGIAGVDAILDEDGTIWPNLEINARFNMSTYQTNIQHQWLPENKCGLAKKYTLKLNHLLEYWVLRSRLGELMFEPKRGEGLLINNFATVNAAFRSEGTLFSGRLYGVIIASSPERLGVIDEAIEAVLSSMNEVM; encoded by the coding sequence GTGAATGACAAGGGCTATTCCCGCCGTCTCAACGCAGAGCTGGGCATTCGCCAGATTCCTGGCGTGGAGTGTACGTCTCTGGATGAACTGGTGTCCGGTTTCGATCAGCTAAAGTCTGTGCTAGAGCAGGGTGGACGGCTTGTGCTCAAGGATTCCATGGGTGTATCGGGCAAGGGAATTACCGTCATCACCGATGAAGCCAGGTTTCACAAATGTATGAGCATGCTGGAGAAACAGGCAAGTAAGAAGGGAATTCGGCAGATTAACTACGTGCTTGAACAATGGATTGATAAAATCTGTGACCTGAATTACCAGATTCTCATTGATCGATCCGGCGGAGTAGAGTTTCTTGGCGTGAAGGAATCGCTGGTGGAGCAAGGTGTGCACCAGGGGCATCTCATGCCTTCACGGCTCAACGATGTTCAGCTTGGGGTCATTCACGAAGCGGCCATGCGAATTGGAGCAGCCCTGTATCGGGATGGATATTATGGCATTGCCGGCGTGGACGCCATTCTGGACGAGGACGGTACAATCTGGCCCAACCTTGAGATTAATGCCCGGTTTAATATGTCTACCTATCAGACCAACATTCAACATCAATGGCTGCCCGAGAATAAATGTGGATTGGCGAAAAAATATACGCTTAAGCTCAATCATCTGCTGGAATACTGGGTACTTCGTTCCAGGCTGGGTGAGCTGATGTTTGAACCGAAGCGTGGTGAAGGATTGCTGATCAATAATTTTGCCACAGTCAATGCCGCATTCAGAAGTGAGGGGACCTTGTTCTCCGGACGTCTGTATGGCGTGATTATTGCTTCCTCTCCTGAACGGCTGGGAGTAATCGATGAAGCGATCGAAGCCGTCCTATCTTCCATGAACGAGGTGATGTGA
- a CDS encoding acyl-CoA dehydrogenase family protein, which produces MITPSTIAIFEQVMKQYAVELRQIGQIIDREPDRLTEFLHTSALQAINHMMIPPEYGGQPIVTIGQDRYYGLSSLERVITIEQLSAGDAGVFLGGPGPSMSSIVMIDLGDQEQKERFYSHFLKGPAWAVFALSEPEKGSDATEISTRITRHPDGRMELTGHKFYIGNGHRASIGLVFAQTNRTPLGIQVAIVDPSLPGFTATPLDTMGLRGLQLSHLQFESLQLEEKDILGRHLSPTKRGLWGALRTFHRMRPSVAALALGVAQAAYDYVVEHRMIYTEREKTELERLEMRLHALRSMIRNAAAEIDHDANKGYLASLSKIRAASVAEEATEWALEMMGPGSMLEHPLLNKWYRDARAFEFMEGTTSIQKINVFQAYANGKMQHV; this is translated from the coding sequence ATGATTACGCCATCAACGATTGCGATTTTCGAGCAAGTGATGAAGCAGTATGCTGTGGAGCTTCGCCAGATCGGTCAGATTATCGACCGGGAGCCAGACCGGCTGACCGAGTTTTTGCACACGTCAGCCCTGCAAGCCATCAATCATATGATGATCCCCCCGGAGTATGGCGGTCAGCCGATTGTTACCATAGGTCAGGATCGATATTATGGACTCTCTTCGCTGGAAAGAGTCATTACGATTGAGCAGCTGTCCGCAGGAGATGCGGGCGTTTTTCTGGGAGGACCTGGTCCTTCCATGTCCAGCATTGTCATGATTGACCTGGGCGATCAGGAGCAGAAGGAGCGCTTTTACAGCCACTTTCTGAAAGGGCCGGCTTGGGCTGTTTTTGCTCTGTCAGAGCCGGAGAAGGGTTCGGATGCAACCGAGATCAGCACGCGGATTACGCGGCATCCGGATGGGCGGATGGAGCTAACCGGACATAAATTTTACATTGGGAACGGACACCGGGCGAGTATTGGACTGGTATTTGCCCAGACCAATCGTACGCCTTTGGGTATTCAGGTCGCTATAGTTGATCCTTCCCTGCCGGGTTTCACAGCAACCCCGCTGGATACGATGGGGCTTCGCGGTTTGCAGCTCAGCCACCTGCAATTCGAGTCCCTCCAACTGGAAGAGAAAGATATTCTGGGTCGTCATTTAAGCCCAACCAAGCGTGGGCTGTGGGGGGCACTGCGTACATTCCACCGGATGCGTCCTAGCGTGGCGGCATTGGCGCTTGGTGTCGCACAGGCTGCGTATGATTATGTTGTGGAGCACAGAATGATCTATACAGAACGCGAAAAGACGGAACTGGAGCGACTGGAGATGCGTCTGCATGCACTGCGCAGCATGATTCGGAATGCAGCAGCAGAGATTGACCATGATGCGAATAAGGGATATCTGGCTTCCCTTAGTAAAATACGGGCTGCGTCCGTTGCCGAGGAAGCGACGGAATGGGCACTGGAGATGATGGGGCCTGGTTCCATGCTGGAGCATCCTCTATTGAACAAATGGTATCGCGATGCAAGGGCGTTTGAGTTCATGGAAGGCACAACGTCCATTCAGAAGATTAACGTTTTTCAGGCGTATGCCAACGGGAAGATGCAGCATGTCTGA
- a CDS encoding helix-turn-helix transcriptional regulator encodes MLGPKIRQIQEQLGLSQKQLAGEDMTRSYISLIEKGRAVPSQRMLKIIARRLNTPMEFFLGGSASTDTDIGEAVLEKARSYYAEQNDTACIRIAHKALTLTEDISDQSEAYLLILRSYNRLGDYRQALDEGENAAFTVIRTGDRERIVEYYLEMGRAAFHAELFMLPGSIMNRRIRTAADSNIYRKNTSSR; translated from the coding sequence ATGCTCGGACCTAAAATCCGGCAAATCCAGGAGCAGCTTGGACTGTCTCAGAAGCAACTGGCAGGTGAGGATATGACGCGTTCTTACATCAGCCTTATTGAAAAAGGCAGGGCCGTTCCCTCGCAACGCATGTTAAAAATCATCGCCAGAAGACTTAATACACCCATGGAGTTTTTTCTGGGAGGAAGTGCATCGACAGATACGGATATTGGGGAAGCTGTACTGGAAAAGGCCAGATCCTATTATGCCGAGCAGAATGATACTGCCTGCATCCGCATTGCCCATAAAGCGCTGACACTGACGGAGGATATCTCGGACCAGTCGGAAGCCTACCTGCTTATTTTGCGAAGTTACAACAGACTGGGGGATTACCGACAAGCCCTGGATGAAGGGGAGAACGCAGCATTTACAGTCATTCGAACGGGTGACAGGGAGCGCATTGTTGAATATTATCTTGAAATGGGGAGAGCGGCTTTTCATGCAGAGCTTTTCATGCTGCCCGGAAGCATTATGAACAGGCGTATACGTACAGCAGCAGACTCAAACATCTACAGGAAGAACACATCCAGTCGCTGA
- a CDS encoding MATE family efflux transporter, producing MLLTPLLSWFYRVPADIGPMFTLYVGGMMAVSIPAVLAAVTSAALRGLGRAQAASWNAVGMAMLNIALVYTFVSVFGLDLKGIIYANLITSVLSLTISLLILFIRREMIFERFAFAQKHLIALRHVGIPVFISYCMIFLSTFFFNKIVSHFGEGAVAGFGVGYRIQTMAILPGIVIGSAIGIIINHNLQSPHRPRAYASYRQGLLQSFVLYVIIAVAVWIWRDPLIAFLIEDAATRAEAARYLSIVALSYVGMGPMMTTLLTMEQSGRGYQAILLNAVYFLIIIALGWGLTRAFNEVTYFYAVIAGMNVVGMSSFLLPFMRMLRREYMEPSADKDISSEGEATLSNNSYSTQT from the coding sequence ATGCTACTGACCCCTCTGCTCTCATGGTTTTATCGTGTGCCTGCCGACATTGGGCCCATGTTTACGCTGTATGTAGGGGGCATGATGGCAGTGAGCATCCCGGCTGTCCTGGCGGCAGTGACCAGTGCCGCGTTACGAGGGCTGGGCCGTGCACAGGCAGCGTCGTGGAATGCGGTTGGGATGGCGATGCTGAACATTGCTCTCGTGTACACCTTTGTGTCGGTCTTCGGTCTGGATCTGAAGGGCATCATCTATGCCAACCTGATCACTTCTGTCCTGTCCTTGACCATCTCTCTGCTAATTCTGTTCATTCGTCGAGAGATGATCTTTGAACGCTTTGCTTTTGCACAAAAACATCTGATAGCCCTCAGGCATGTCGGTATTCCTGTGTTTATCTCGTACTGCATGATTTTTCTGAGTACATTTTTTTTCAATAAAATTGTCAGTCACTTTGGTGAAGGGGCAGTTGCCGGTTTTGGCGTGGGTTATCGAATCCAGACGATGGCGATCCTCCCGGGTATCGTCATTGGCTCGGCCATCGGCATTATCATCAACCATAATTTGCAATCACCACACCGGCCAAGGGCCTATGCAAGTTATCGCCAAGGTCTGCTGCAATCCTTTGTTCTGTACGTAATCATTGCCGTTGCCGTCTGGATCTGGCGAGATCCGCTAATCGCATTCCTGATCGAAGACGCGGCAACCCGAGCCGAAGCAGCGCGGTATCTGTCCATCGTGGCTCTTTCTTATGTTGGCATGGGTCCCATGATGACAACCTTGCTGACGATGGAACAGAGCGGGCGTGGATACCAGGCCATACTCCTGAATGCGGTGTATTTTCTGATTATTATCGCACTTGGCTGGGGACTGACTCGGGCCTTCAATGAAGTTACTTACTTCTATGCGGTGATTGCGGGCATGAATGTTGTCGGCATGTCGTCGTTTCTCCTGCCTTTCATGCGAATGCTGAGGCGGGAATACATGGAGCCTTCTGCGGATAAGGACATTAGTTCAGAAGGTGAAGCGACGTTGTCGAATAACAGCTATTCCACACAGACTTGA